The bacterium genome contains a region encoding:
- a CDS encoding amidohydrolase family protein, with protein MKKSGTHLKKIYMMATWIMVVFTSVAQAQDLPTPASSQKQPILLRNGRVHVGDGRVLEKTDILLDNGKIIEIGPGLSKPSTAREVDATGKEIYPGLIACYSTLGLSEIEAARPTRDDREVGSINPNARALIAFNTDSRVIPTVRSNGVLLAQITPQGGTLSGTASVVQLDAWNYEDAVVSADNGLIVQWPSMSISSSIFAPPADVQKKNSEKALNELFKAFEDAYAYFTAKKTGNSAALDLKWESVIPVFEKKRRVFIRANDAKQIQAAVALLKKYDILGAIIGGYDSWRVAPLLKEHNIPVIITDTHAIPGREDEDYDLRYKLPKLLLDAGVTFAITIDGSWQQRNLAFQAGSGVAFGLSKEEALTAITKSPAEILGINDRMGTIEKGKDATLIVVSGDIMDMRTSIVEQAFIQGRDIDLGNKQTDLYQRFKKKYDQN; from the coding sequence ATGAAAAAATCAGGAACGCATTTGAAAAAAATATATATGATGGCCACATGGATCATGGTGGTGTTCACTTCCGTCGCACAGGCTCAGGATTTGCCGACGCCCGCATCATCCCAAAAGCAGCCGATTCTGTTACGCAATGGTCGCGTACATGTCGGTGATGGGCGTGTGCTGGAAAAAACGGACATCCTTCTGGATAACGGTAAAATCATCGAAATTGGCCCTGGGCTTAGCAAACCTTCCACCGCACGTGAGGTGGACGCAACGGGAAAAGAAATTTATCCCGGGTTGATTGCCTGCTATAGCACGCTCGGTTTGTCGGAGATCGAAGCGGCACGCCCGACGCGTGATGATCGGGAAGTCGGTTCGATCAATCCCAATGCGCGCGCATTGATAGCGTTTAACACCGATTCCCGTGTTATTCCTACCGTGCGCTCCAATGGCGTGCTTCTGGCGCAAATCACGCCGCAGGGAGGCACGTTGTCGGGAACGGCTTCCGTCGTTCAGCTGGATGCATGGAACTATGAAGACGCGGTGGTTTCTGCGGACAATGGTTTGATCGTGCAGTGGCCGTCTATGTCGATCTCCAGTAGTATATTTGCGCCGCCGGCCGATGTTCAAAAGAAAAACTCGGAAAAAGCATTAAACGAGCTATTCAAAGCTTTTGAGGATGCGTATGCGTATTTTACAGCTAAAAAAACCGGTAATTCTGCCGCGCTTGATTTAAAATGGGAGTCTGTGATTCCTGTTTTTGAAAAGAAAAGACGGGTATTCATTCGTGCCAATGATGCTAAACAAATTCAGGCGGCCGTGGCACTTTTGAAGAAATACGATATACTCGGCGCGATTATCGGCGGTTATGATAGTTGGCGCGTCGCACCGCTCTTGAAAGAGCATAATATACCAGTTATCATCACGGATACGCATGCGATACCCGGGCGTGAAGATGAAGACTACGATCTGCGTTACAAACTGCCCAAACTCTTGCTGGATGCCGGTGTTACATTTGCCATTACCATAGACGGCAGTTGGCAACAGCGGAATTTGGCGTTTCAAGCCGGATCGGGCGTGGCTTTTGGTTTGTCTAAAGAAGAAGCGTTGACGGCTATCACTAAGTCACCGGCCGAAATTTTAGGTATAAATGATCGTATGGGTACTATAGAAAAAGGTAAAGATGCGACCTTGATCGTGGTAAGCGGTGATATTATGGACATGCGTACATCTATAGTAGAGCAGGCATTTATACAAGGCCGGGATATTGATCTTGGTAATAAACAAACCGATCTGTATCAACGGTTTAAGAAAAAGTATGATCAAAACTGA
- a CDS encoding CHAT domain-containing protein: MLNESNPRGALHVLDSLISSLSNRTDSMRCGIEYLRIGVFYQNINDYASAIDPTRKSQQIFLNTHYPDWLVYALSFEAHYKLMLNEYSSSLLLLHEAIKIARADSVFKKKPHPYYSTLNRLGLVNFHLGNYREALACFDSCNIFFERLHDEYELSSTYLQMGRIFRETNEFRKSEEYFNRVLAMSSKLHIQPNDRKLSAYSGIAELYYKQNKYEEAIKNQLRSVEEIKTLKSEADVVYSELGYYYERIGKWDKASVSYKTALNLLMENWTACSGLARVAESQSKIEEADSLYRRSIMLATKKAELNKGISIVAISKNIVPAYLHAARFYARQGKTQVAFNLIENTKSLYSSKLLRLSGNRSLKALSDSLSSIDRRIRNIFGQYQNHPIALHEARIWDTERVHLLDSLLFLEDSAKSPFENTNQSSNALKDALGQSYQLIEYGLCEDSLISFFITGDTMKINISGIRKDSLIRWAETVCTNQTTDEVASRKLYNALIHPFEDILDKNKTLIVVPDGPLTRLPFELLLSSDKPNDILLRHYPIVYAISASFWLDRVRRFSNAPRHYAGFAFASSSLRSDLPYTEKQMISSSNTFDKSRYWVNHLSVNEIISHIANYKIIDFATHAVVSDIEPMYSQIFFSDHSSLKMYDIYDFRIDADLVVLSACRTGLGKPVAGEGLMGFNQAFAYAGAYSLIMSAWDIDDEATAMIMSAFYEGIASGLTRAEALRQAKLKYINEAYELKQSPYYWAGLMLWGNPETIPLHRVPYEFIAFLFIPFAIIIVSPFIGRLRKKKKY, encoded by the coding sequence ATGCTGAATGAAAGCAACCCACGCGGTGCGTTGCATGTTTTGGATAGTTTGATTTCATCATTGAGCAACCGAACTGACTCTATGCGTTGCGGTATTGAATATCTTCGGATAGGAGTGTTTTATCAAAATATTAACGACTATGCTTCTGCGATTGATCCTACCCGTAAGTCTCAACAGATATTTTTAAATACACATTATCCTGATTGGCTGGTTTATGCTTTATCTTTTGAAGCGCACTACAAACTGATGCTCAACGAATATTCCTCTTCTCTACTACTCCTACATGAGGCAATTAAAATTGCACGCGCTGATTCCGTGTTTAAAAAGAAACCGCATCCGTATTACTCTACACTTAACCGATTAGGATTAGTCAATTTTCATCTTGGTAATTACCGCGAAGCACTAGCTTGTTTTGATTCATGTAATATTTTTTTTGAGCGACTACATGATGAGTATGAATTAAGCTCGACCTACCTTCAGATGGGAAGAATTTTCAGAGAAACTAATGAGTTTCGAAAATCGGAAGAGTATTTTAATCGAGTTTTGGCAATGAGTTCTAAGCTCCATATTCAGCCAAATGATCGTAAATTAAGCGCTTATTCGGGCATCGCTGAATTGTATTACAAACAAAACAAATACGAAGAAGCAATAAAGAATCAACTACGATCCGTTGAAGAAATAAAAACGTTGAAAAGCGAAGCAGATGTCGTGTACAGCGAATTGGGATACTATTATGAACGTATCGGCAAATGGGATAAAGCCTCTGTTTCTTATAAAACTGCATTGAATTTATTAATGGAAAACTGGACGGCTTGTTCCGGATTAGCTAGAGTGGCCGAATCACAATCTAAAATAGAAGAAGCCGACAGCTTGTACCGTCGCTCTATCATGTTAGCTACTAAAAAGGCTGAATTAAATAAAGGTATCTCCATTGTTGCTATTTCTAAAAATATCGTCCCTGCTTATCTACATGCCGCGCGTTTTTATGCCAGACAAGGAAAAACTCAAGTCGCATTTAACCTCATTGAAAATACTAAATCACTGTACTCATCCAAACTGCTCCGACTTAGCGGTAATAGATCACTGAAAGCTTTATCAGACAGTTTATCTTCAATTGATCGACGCATTCGAAATATCTTTGGCCAATATCAAAATCATCCCATAGCTCTGCATGAGGCCCGCATATGGGATACCGAACGAGTTCACCTGTTAGACTCTTTACTTTTTTTGGAGGATTCTGCGAAATCACCATTTGAAAATACAAATCAATCCTCGAACGCTTTAAAGGACGCATTGGGTCAGTCCTACCAACTAATAGAGTACGGCCTCTGTGAAGATTCGTTGATTTCGTTTTTTATTACTGGCGATACGATGAAAATAAATATTTCAGGAATCCGTAAAGATAGTTTAATCCGATGGGCTGAAACTGTCTGTACAAATCAAACCACGGACGAAGTGGCGAGCAGAAAATTATACAATGCGTTGATTCACCCTTTTGAAGACATTCTTGATAAAAATAAAACACTCATCGTTGTCCCAGACGGGCCATTAACCCGTTTGCCCTTTGAATTGTTACTTTCATCAGATAAACCTAACGATATTTTGCTTCGACATTATCCTATAGTTTACGCCATATCAGCCAGTTTTTGGTTAGATCGCGTTCGTCGTTTTTCAAACGCACCTCGCCACTATGCTGGATTTGCATTTGCTTCATCTTCACTACGAAGTGATCTGCCTTACACTGAAAAACAGATGATTAGCAGCTCAAACACATTTGATAAAAGCCGATATTGGGTTAACCATCTTTCAGTAAATGAAATAATATCCCATATCGCTAATTATAAAATCATAGATTTCGCTACTCACGCTGTCGTATCCGATATCGAACCGATGTATTCACAAATTTTTTTTTCGGATCACAGTTCTCTTAAAATGTATGACATCTATGACTTTCGTATTGATGCTGACCTTGTCGTTTTAAGCGCCTGCCGCACCGGCTTGGGCAAACCCGTCGCCGGCGAAGGGCTCATGGGTTTCAATCAAGCTTTTGCGTATGCTGGTGCATACAGCCTGATCATGTCCGCTTGGGATATTGATGACGAAGCAACAGCCATGATTATGAGTGCATTTTATGAAGGTATTGCATCCGGACTTACGCGTGCAGAAGCGCTACGGCAAGCGAAACTAAAATATATCAATGAGGCGTATGAACTGAAACAATCGCCTTATTACTGGGCGGGGCTCATGCTCTGGGGCAACCCTGAGACAATTCCCTTGCACCGCGTGCCGTATGAGTTTATCGCTTTTTTGTTCATTCCTTTCGCGATTATTATCGTATCCCCTTTCATCGGAAGATTAAGAAAAAAGAAAAAATACTGA
- a CDS encoding T9SS type A sorting domain-containing protein, which produces MKKIILISLLFAQNWNPIYSQEQILLPSFTSGFDKPSGSGAVISASIGVIAADTSTGSGVSLGGGFFGYTINTVPPTRVANFTANPVDTTQVTLAWQASIGDTSSFRYFIYRGATRTGAYQRVDSTIRTQLNINDIGRVRKTVYFYYVTAKNRWGTSYTSDTAQVTTYGEPDTPSSFTAQLESGKVNRIQMTWSASDFDPSQYKIYRSNQATTGFVAIDSVHSGTLVFTDSTLQLGATYYYNVRAKNSWGESAPTITRNVTSGNLTLAYSGTPPTNVTENQSALVQATINADRGNGDIVKLYYKAGGAASYSDSADMNYSGGVYSYSIPWNKIASRGAVYFVRARVGNSNQSESEKHITAAITSGVTKSNSQPVAVAKKHDLSKFEIISIPLDITGAKDVNTVLGSIFGEKGKEWEIWNYSSGNQIFTGNIASGKGYWFITTKEGSLKTGAAKTFTTETPYTVSVQSGWNIIGNPFHFDVSTSDIIPSSGVSIENSKFYTWGVNKDWQEVSSIKPWFGYYVKVIGNGNLLIYPKAAGSVSKPLMRSVASDFDKGEWLINIQAVSEEIADKHNFIGALSHADDAVDEEDYYDTPLPPGDQRLHLYFPHKDWGSKSDDYGIDMRRVSEEGHTWDFEVSTNITRSHIVIGEPVNLPENFSVRVMDTDLRVMYDAKQQKEIPVILTSKTSDARHYKVLVGTEAYINAHDMGFLGLPTGFELNQNYPNPFNPTTTIKFALPVASKIEITIYNALGQVVRKLADREYAAGYQFAQWDGKDNRGSMAASGVYIYRLTARSLDGSGKSFTKSQKMLLMK; this is translated from the coding sequence ATGAAAAAAATCATTCTCATATCATTATTATTTGCACAAAATTGGAATCCTATTTATTCTCAAGAACAAATTTTACTACCTTCGTTCACGTCAGGATTTGATAAACCATCGGGTTCTGGAGCGGTGATCTCGGCATCCATCGGTGTGATCGCTGCCGATACCAGTACGGGTTCGGGCGTTTCACTGGGCGGAGGATTTTTCGGTTATACGATCAATACGGTGCCGCCGACACGCGTTGCTAATTTTACCGCCAATCCGGTAGATACCACACAAGTGACACTGGCATGGCAAGCAAGTATAGGGGACACGTCAAGTTTTCGTTATTTCATATATCGCGGCGCTACGCGTACCGGCGCTTATCAGCGTGTGGATTCGACGATCAGAACGCAACTGAATATCAATGATATAGGTCGTGTACGCAAAACAGTGTACTTTTATTACGTGACTGCAAAAAATCGTTGGGGTACTTCTTACACATCAGACACGGCACAGGTCACGACCTACGGCGAACCCGATACGCCTTCCAGCTTTACGGCACAATTGGAGTCAGGCAAAGTCAATCGCATCCAGATGACATGGTCAGCTTCAGATTTTGACCCGTCGCAGTATAAAATCTACAGATCAAACCAAGCAACAACCGGTTTTGTTGCTATAGATTCTGTCCATAGCGGTACTTTAGTATTCACCGATAGCACACTGCAATTGGGTGCGACATACTACTACAATGTTCGGGCAAAGAATAGTTGGGGAGAGTCGGCACCCACCATCACGCGCAATGTTACATCCGGAAATCTGACGCTGGCCTATTCCGGTACACCGCCTACCAATGTCACAGAAAATCAATCAGCGCTCGTACAGGCTACGATCAATGCGGATCGGGGCAATGGGGATATCGTGAAGCTGTATTATAAGGCCGGCGGCGCGGCTTCTTATTCGGATTCGGCAGATATGAATTATTCCGGAGGCGTATATTCATATTCGATTCCGTGGAATAAGATTGCTTCGCGCGGTGCCGTTTATTTTGTTCGTGCTCGTGTGGGTAATTCAAACCAATCGGAATCTGAAAAACATATCACCGCTGCTATAACTTCCGGTGTGACCAAAAGTAATAGTCAGCCTGTAGCAGTAGCCAAAAAACATGACCTATCCAAATTTGAAATTATCTCCATTCCTCTCGACATCACCGGCGCAAAAGATGTGAATACAGTGCTTGGATCAATTTTTGGAGAAAAGGGCAAAGAGTGGGAAATATGGAACTATAGCAGCGGCAATCAGATTTTTACCGGTAATATTGCTTCCGGAAAAGGGTATTGGTTCATTACGACCAAAGAGGGTTCGCTTAAAACCGGCGCGGCCAAAACTTTTACTACCGAAACGCCATACACTGTGAGCGTACAGTCAGGATGGAATATTATCGGCAATCCGTTCCATTTCGACGTTTCGACGTCGGATATTATTCCCTCTTCCGGAGTCTCTATTGAAAATTCTAAATTCTACACTTGGGGCGTCAACAAAGATTGGCAGGAAGTAAGTTCGATCAAACCGTGGTTCGGTTACTACGTAAAAGTCATCGGCAATGGGAATTTGCTTATTTATCCTAAAGCGGCCGGGAGTGTTTCTAAACCTCTTATGAGAAGCGTTGCATCGGATTTTGACAAAGGCGAATGGTTGATCAATATTCAAGCCGTAAGCGAAGAAATCGCAGATAAACATAATTTTATCGGTGCGCTTTCCCATGCGGATGATGCCGTGGATGAAGAAGATTATTACGATACACCGTTACCGCCGGGCGATCAGCGTCTGCACCTCTATTTTCCGCATAAGGATTGGGGATCGAAGTCTGATGACTACGGGATCGATATGCGCCGCGTATCGGAGGAAGGCCATACGTGGGATTTTGAAGTGTCAACGAATATCACGCGTTCTCATATAGTGATCGGCGAGCCGGTGAATCTGCCGGAAAATTTCAGTGTGCGCGTTATGGATACGGATTTGCGTGTAATGTACGATGCGAAGCAACAAAAAGAAATTCCTGTAATCCTGACTTCCAAAACGAGCGACGCGCGACATTATAAAGTGCTCGTAGGAACGGAAGCATATATCAATGCGCACGATATGGGTTTTTTGGGCTTGCCTACAGGATTCGAATTAAATCAAAACTATCCCAATCCCTTTAATCCGACAACGACAATCAAGTTTGCGCTTCCCGTTGCATCAAAAATTGAAATTACGATTTATAATGCTTTAGGTCAGGTGGTGCGTAAGCTTGCAGATCGCGAGTATGCGGCGGGGTATCAGTTCGCCCAATGGGACGGAAAAGACAATCGTGGAAGCATGGCGGCGTCCGGAGTGTACATCTACCGTCTGACCGCACGCAGTTTAGACGGTTCAGGTAAAAGTTTTACGAAATCCCAAAAGATGCTGCTGATGAAGTGA